In the genome of Polaribacter atrinae, one region contains:
- a CDS encoding DEAD/DEAH box helicase family protein, with product MSNFQFLQKEWPAIYKEAKEAEQLTLTSPKACAMISRSALEKTVQWLYQNDVELEWPYDTKLASLIHEQCFREIIKPSMFREVDLVRLNGNAAAHGKAITQDQSIASIKNLFRFLSFLGVYYSEVAIDIPAFSMQKIPDGNEQKETLKTLQLLEQQLDNRREKDKEERAKLEAQAAQIELLQKQLEAQQKLSTQRRVEREKTKDPEKTIPILIPESVTRKLYIDVLLKDAGWDNLTEGREIEYEVKGMPKSTNPSGIGYVDYVLWGKDGKPVAVVEAKRTMADARKGRHQAELYADCLAQMYSQRPIIFYTNGFETFLWDDTFYVDREVHGFYTQDELQLLIDRRTTRKDLRKFKVNTAIAGRDYQLEAIKRISENLVVDDKDKNLRGAKRESLLVMATGSGKTRTAAAIVDMLTKCNWAKRVLFLADRNALVSQAKNAFKEYLPELSCIDLTKEKEDNSTRLVFSTYPTIINKIDKVKTEDERFYGVGHFDLIIIDEAHRSVYQKYRAIFDYFDAMIIGLTATPKKEIDRNTYGLFGIEDDNPTFAYELDAAVDQGFLVPPKAISIPLKFQREGIKYADLSDSEKEEYEEKFGDPTNDEAPEEIGSAALNKWLFNTDTVDKVLEHLMNDGIKVNGGDKLGKTIIFAKNHAHAVFIEERFNKNYPEYSGKFLRVIDNYETKAQDLLEKFADPLEEQEPQIAVSVDMMDTGVDAPRVVNLVFFKIVKSSSKFWQMIGRGTRLCPNLFAPGEDKKEFLIFDYCQNFEYFDEHPDGAAANNMKPLLQQIFEAKLKVSQLITHLSDKTPDEVEIRDSYLTELHKTVLNLDESRFIVRKELRYVKEFSNKTKWLNLSKSDVQEINTHLAHLQPAAKGDDELARRFDMLVLVYQIVLLTGSGDTAKYMGKIYSTAVALEKKDNIPQVLMHLPLIKELQTDHYWETINVKKLEELRVALRELIKYLETEKQAPIYTNFEDVLDYDGITSREPVTSYVSLQSYKDRVESYIRKNKNHLTIHKLSTNLPITKAELYELEKILFSEGIAGTKEEFVQQYGERPLGAFIRSITGVEQSTLNEAFSDFLQVGNLRADQMTFIKTIISYLSTNGTIDKTMLYESPFTDLNDQGLSGVFDNDADVIKVVRIIDMINSNADVG from the coding sequence CAAAATGATGTAGAGTTAGAATGGCCTTATGATACTAAGCTCGCTAGTTTAATACATGAGCAATGTTTTAGAGAAATCATTAAACCTTCTATGTTTAGAGAGGTAGATTTGGTACGTCTAAATGGTAATGCAGCAGCTCATGGTAAAGCTATTACGCAAGATCAGTCTATTGCTAGTATTAAAAACTTGTTCAGGTTTTTAAGCTTTTTAGGAGTTTATTATAGTGAAGTAGCTATTGATATTCCTGCTTTCAGCATGCAAAAAATCCCTGATGGGAACGAGCAAAAAGAAACTTTAAAAACACTCCAATTACTAGAGCAGCAATTAGACAATAGAAGAGAAAAAGACAAAGAAGAACGTGCAAAGTTAGAAGCACAAGCAGCACAAATAGAGCTACTCCAAAAACAATTAGAAGCTCAGCAAAAATTAAGTACCCAACGTAGAGTTGAAAGAGAAAAAACAAAAGACCCTGAGAAAACCATACCTATTCTTATACCCGAATCTGTTACAAGAAAACTCTATATAGATGTTTTACTAAAAGATGCTGGTTGGGATAATTTAACCGAAGGACGAGAAATAGAATATGAAGTAAAAGGAATGCCAAAGAGCACCAATCCCTCAGGAATTGGTTATGTAGATTACGTGTTATGGGGAAAAGATGGAAAACCTGTAGCAGTTGTAGAAGCTAAAAGAACAATGGCAGATGCTAGAAAAGGAAGGCATCAAGCAGAACTCTATGCAGATTGTTTAGCTCAAATGTATTCACAGAGACCTATTATTTTTTACACCAATGGTTTTGAAACCTTTCTTTGGGATGATACTTTTTATGTAGATAGAGAAGTACATGGTTTTTACACTCAAGATGAACTACAGTTATTAATAGACAGAAGAACTACTAGAAAAGACCTTAGAAAATTTAAGGTAAATACAGCAATTGCAGGACGAGATTATCAACTAGAAGCTATAAAAAGAATTTCTGAAAACTTAGTTGTAGATGATAAAGATAAAAACTTAAGAGGGGCTAAAAGAGAGAGCCTTTTAGTAATGGCAACAGGTAGCGGAAAGACAAGAACCGCTGCAGCAATTGTAGACATGTTAACCAAGTGCAACTGGGCTAAAAGAGTATTGTTTTTAGCAGATAGAAACGCATTGGTTTCACAAGCTAAAAACGCCTTTAAAGAGTATTTACCAGAGTTGTCTTGCATAGACTTAACCAAAGAAAAAGAAGATAATAGTACACGTTTGGTGTTCTCTACCTATCCTACTATTATCAATAAAATTGATAAAGTAAAAACAGAAGACGAACGCTTTTACGGAGTTGGTCATTTCGATTTAATCATCATAGATGAAGCACATAGATCTGTCTATCAAAAGTACAGAGCAATCTTTGATTATTTTGATGCTATGATTATTGGGTTAACTGCAACACCTAAAAAAGAAATTGATAGAAATACATACGGACTTTTTGGAATAGAAGATGACAACCCAACTTTTGCGTATGAACTTGATGCAGCTGTAGACCAAGGCTTTTTAGTTCCACCAAAAGCCATAAGCATCCCTTTAAAGTTTCAACGAGAAGGTATTAAATATGCAGATTTATCAGATAGCGAAAAGGAAGAATATGAAGAGAAATTTGGAGACCCTACAAATGATGAAGCTCCAGAAGAAATAGGAAGTGCAGCACTTAATAAATGGTTATTTAACACAGACACTGTAGATAAAGTGCTAGAGCACTTAATGAATGATGGAATTAAAGTTAATGGAGGAGACAAATTAGGTAAGACCATCATTTTTGCAAAGAATCACGCACATGCAGTTTTTATAGAAGAGCGTTTTAATAAAAACTACCCAGAGTATAGTGGTAAGTTTTTAAGAGTAATTGATAATTATGAAACCAAAGCACAAGATCTTCTCGAAAAATTTGCAGATCCTTTAGAAGAGCAAGAACCGCAAATTGCAGTTTCTGTAGATATGATGGATACAGGAGTTGATGCTCCTAGAGTAGTTAATTTAGTATTCTTTAAGATAGTAAAAAGTTCGTCTAAGTTTTGGCAAATGATTGGTAGAGGTACTCGATTATGTCCAAACTTATTTGCACCAGGAGAAGATAAAAAGGAGTTTTTAATTTTTGACTATTGTCAAAACTTCGAGTATTTTGATGAGCATCCTGATGGAGCTGCAGCAAATAACATGAAGCCTCTACTCCAACAAATTTTTGAAGCTAAGTTAAAGGTATCACAGTTAATTACACACTTATCAGATAAAACACCTGATGAGGTTGAAATAAGAGATAGTTACCTAACAGAATTACATAAAACAGTATTAAACCTCGATGAAAGCAGGTTTATAGTTCGTAAAGAGCTGAGGTATGTAAAAGAGTTTAGTAACAAAACTAAATGGCTAAATCTTTCAAAAAGTGATGTACAAGAAATTAATACACATTTAGCACACTTACAGCCTGCTGCTAAAGGTGATGATGAACTTGCCCGAAGATTTGATATGTTAGTTTTAGTATATCAAATTGTATTGCTAACAGGTTCTGGAGACACAGCAAAGTACATGGGTAAAATTTACAGTACCGCTGTTGCTTTAGAGAAGAAAGATAACATACCTCAGGTATTAATGCATTTACCACTTATAAAGGAGCTACAGACAGATCATTATTGGGAGACCATTAATGTAAAAAAACTAGAAGAACTTAGAGTAGCTTTAAGAGAGTTAATCAAGTACTTAGAAACCGAAAAGCAAGCACCTATTTACACTAATTTTGAAGATGTATTAGATTATGACGGAATTACAAGTAGAGAGCCTGTAACCTCTTATGTGAGCTTACAATCTTATAAAGACCGTGTAGAAAGTTACATTAGAAAAAACAAAAATCATTTAACCATACATAAGCTTTCTACCAACTTACCAATTACAAAAGCAGAGCTTTATGAATTGGAAAAGATTCTCTTTTCTGAGGGAATTGCTGGCACAAAAGAAGAATTTGTGCAGCAGTATGGAGAAAGACCTTTAGGCGCTTTTATAAGAAGTATTACAGGAGTTGAACAGTCTACATTAAATGAAGCCTTTTCAGATTTCCTACAAGTAGGAAACCTAAGAGCAGATCAAATGACCTTTATTAAAACAATTATATCTTATCTATCTACCAACGGCACCATTGATAAAACGATGCTCTACGAGTCTCCTTTTACAGACCTTAATGACCAAGGTTTAAGTGGTGTTTTTGATAACGATGCTGATGTTATAAAGGTTGTAAGAATTATTGACATGATAAATAGTAATGCTGATGTTGGCTAG
- a CDS encoding DUF6943 family protein encodes MTEQSNYEIKTHKIGRTYSKPHFYILNKGLNSGKPMNEPCPNCFIVLIETNEQRESLYYLCLSLQIGQYFNYYIKGSVIPFITIGDTRKVLDTALQNYKEDNWQSRVEKLKKITTYEENLKQQIKTIGQLKLALLRT; translated from the coding sequence ATGACTGAACAAAGTAACTATGAGATTAAAACACACAAAATAGGAAGAACCTACAGCAAACCACACTTCTACATTCTAAACAAAGGTTTGAACAGCGGAAAACCAATGAATGAACCTTGTCCAAATTGCTTTATAGTACTTATAGAGACTAATGAACAGAGAGAATCATTATACTATCTATGTTTATCACTTCAAATAGGACAGTATTTTAACTACTACATTAAAGGTTCAGTAATTCCATTCATTACCATAGGTGATACAAGGAAAGTCCTAGATACAGCTTTACAGAACTATAAAGAAGATAATTGGCAGTCAAGAGTAGAAAAGCTTAAAAAGATAACTACCTATGAAGAAAATCTTAAGCAACAGATAAAAACAATAGGACAATTAAAATTAGCACTATTAAGAACTTAG
- a CDS encoding XRE family transcriptional regulator has translation MEVLAKNIKHLRGLKGISQEVLAKELSVTRSRVGSYEEDRSSPTLEFLIDFSDYFRIPIDILVKKDLTKAQDVSFIEVGDKRILFPISVDIDNENLIEVVSVKASAGYLLGYDDPEFIEQLEKIKLPFLPTGKHRAFPIKGDSMLPMKDGSYVVAEFVEDIKNIKSGDSYIVITRNDGLTYKRIYNQIEENQSFLLKPDNPSYKSYNVPLSEVLEMWKFTCSINTQEYEEHELKLSSIIQMFNGLGVELAALKKSIV, from the coding sequence ATGGAGGTTTTAGCAAAAAACATTAAACATTTAAGAGGTTTAAAAGGAATTAGTCAAGAGGTTTTGGCAAAGGAATTATCTGTAACTAGATCTAGAGTAGGGTCTTATGAAGAGGATAGATCTTCACCCACTTTAGAATTTTTAATAGATTTTTCTGATTATTTTAGAATTCCGATAGATATTTTAGTAAAAAAGGATTTAACAAAAGCACAAGATGTTTCATTTATTGAGGTTGGAGATAAAAGAATCCTATTTCCGATTTCGGTTGATATTGATAATGAAAATCTAATCGAAGTAGTGTCAGTTAAAGCTTCTGCGGGTTATTTATTAGGCTATGATGATCCTGAATTTATAGAGCAATTAGAAAAAATAAAGTTACCATTCTTACCAACAGGGAAACATAGAGCATTTCCAATAAAAGGAGATTCTATGTTGCCTATGAAAGATGGTTCTTATGTAGTTGCAGAATTTGTAGAAGATATAAAAAATATAAAAAGTGGAGATTCTTATATTGTAATTACAAGAAATGATGGATTGACTTATAAAAGAATTTATAATCAAATTGAAGAAAATCAATCTTTTCTATTAAAGCCAGACAACCCAAGTTATAAATCTTATAATGTTCCCCTTTCTGAAGTATTAGAAATGTGGAAATTTACGTGTAGTATTAATACACAAGAATATGAAGAACACGAACTAAAATTAAGTAGTATTATACAAATGTTTAATGGACTGGGAGTGGAGTTAGCCGCTTTAAAGAAATCTATCGTTTAA
- a CDS encoding RagB/SusD family nutrient uptake outer membrane protein, with translation MKKIIYSIFITLSFISCDKYLDIEPVGQVIPKSVEEYRSFLTSAYSITKESKVLTTYRTDELALSADALGVEQYEDIFIWNDVNPSPLTSVFPYATLYNTIFYTNHVINSEATIEGNQSDKEQLLGEAYALRAMQYFELVNLYAKPYNKSTANTDAAVPITTVYDSEKEYAVESVEEVYALILSDLTKAESLINIQKQEVGYNYRFSMIAVKAFKSRVYLYQQEWQKAMDFANEALAINAEIQNLNVDTSIMPSEYNSVESILALETVASVDMVANTNISKTLIDAYNQTKDVRFSLYFKENTDGSFSSNKSAETKFKVSYRTAELHLTIAECLAALNEDVLAKEKLISFAENRYTTDGFTAYKASVNSLNNDELKAEILEERRREFAIEGQRWNDLRRTTQPKLTKVFNGVTYTLESNDDRYVIPFPNDATINNPNL, from the coding sequence ATGAAAAAAATAATATACAGCATCTTTATAACCTTAAGTTTTATCTCTTGTGATAAGTACTTAGATATAGAACCGGTAGGGCAAGTAATTCCTAAATCTGTAGAAGAATATAGAAGTTTTTTAACTTCTGCTTATTCAATTACAAAAGAATCTAAAGTATTAACAACGTACAGAACCGATGAGTTGGCTTTAAGTGCAGATGCATTGGGTGTAGAGCAATATGAAGATATTTTTATCTGGAATGATGTAAACCCAAGCCCTTTAACAAGTGTTTTTCCGTATGCCACTTTATATAATACTATTTTTTACACCAATCATGTAATTAATAGTGAAGCAACTATTGAAGGAAATCAATCAGATAAAGAGCAATTATTAGGGGAAGCATATGCTTTAAGAGCAATGCAGTATTTTGAGTTGGTAAATTTATATGCAAAACCTTACAATAAATCAACAGCAAATACAGATGCTGCAGTACCAATTACTACAGTATATGATTCTGAAAAGGAGTATGCGGTAGAATCAGTTGAAGAAGTATATGCTTTAATTTTAAGTGATCTTACAAAAGCAGAATCTCTAATTAATATCCAAAAACAGGAGGTAGGTTATAACTATAGATTTTCTATGATCGCCGTAAAAGCTTTTAAATCTAGAGTTTATTTATACCAACAAGAATGGCAAAAAGCGATGGATTTTGCAAATGAAGCTTTGGCAATCAATGCTGAAATTCAAAATTTAAATGTAGACACTTCTATAATGCCATCAGAATATAACTCTGTAGAATCTATTTTGGCACTAGAAACTGTTGCTTCTGTAGATATGGTAGCAAATACAAACATTTCTAAGACTTTAATTGATGCTTATAATCAAACGAAAGATGTACGTTTTTCGCTTTATTTTAAAGAAAATACAGACGGAAGTTTTAGTTCTAATAAAAGTGCAGAAACTAAATTTAAGGTTTCTTATAGAACAGCAGAATTGCATTTAACTATTGCAGAATGTTTAGCCGCTTTAAATGAAGATGTTTTAGCAAAAGAGAAGTTAATATCATTTGCAGAAAATAGATATACAACCGATGGTTTTACTGCTTATAAAGCAAGTGTAAATTCATTAAACAATGACGAGTTAAAAGCAGAAATCTTAGAAGAACGTAGAAGAGAATTTGCAATTGAAGGGCAAAGGTGGAATGATTTAAGAAGAACTACACAGCCCAAATTAACCAAAGTTTTTAACGGAGTAACCTACACATTAGAGAGTAATGACGACAGATATGTGATTCCTTTTCCTAATGATGCAACTATTAATAACCCTAATTTATAA
- a CDS encoding SusC/RagA family TonB-linked outer membrane protein, with translation MNKLIYILIFIPSLLFAQQEKVINGKIIDAAFQMPIVGASVYASSVIIGNETNTKGVIQGTMLGTTTNFDGEFSLKVGADIKSILISYIGYETEKIDISKVTSNLTVVLKESAESLDEIIVTGYQKIEKRKITSAYAKVEMTDINQAGVSSVDQMLVGQLSGVSIQPISGAPGAPSKISIRGAATLNGSSDPLWVLDGIPLDGNDIPQDFRDKDNIDNLQSYPIAGLNPEDIESITVLKDAFATSIYGARAANGVIVITSKNGKKGAMRINVNANVFVTQKPDFSKLNLMNSSEKVDFELLLANRPDLKYQQDRGGVARILNNYGEYNNFRDNGFASISNAAQNDINNLKNINTNWGDELYQMAVNQQYGVSISGGTENNDYYFSTGIFDETGATKGTGQKRFNITLKDNFNVNDKLKVGVALFGSQTITSSYITGADAYTNPSNYSRNANPYLEIKDADGNYVYDPDLVERSDLNLNYNILEERENTNYELVSSSLKAIFDASYKVNEEIHFNTQLGLQLDFDKTEKYSGEESYYTRKYEQRSQYASATGTSYYMPKGGIIQNWNADVFQYNWKTTANYNTSFNDVHELDVMLGTEFRRNKRTQIHTKGFGYNSNTLTSIAITDERSLTNSLFDPYQKTFSENAYASFFGTASYTYDQKYTAFTSLRYDGSNLFGVNPKYRYLPIWSIAGSWNVYKEDFMYDLDFVSDLKLRASYGVQGNIDKTTSPFVVGEYYTSSILPGVSEETIRALNAPNADLRWEKTVSSNIGLDLGLFNNKIYISGDYYTRKSTDLIGLRSVPLESGYNFINTNWATVSNKGFELSINTTNIDTPNFKWTSGFNISHNKSIVDDIEIREEDFKPSLKGYSVNAIFAIKTAGLDSNGLPLFWKDGKKVSAVDFYNLEEGTNGSQLTREEHRNLYSYVGDGTPKFSGGFRNSFKYKQFDLRVLTNFNIKQTVKAAPSYNLALAQPGNNYNTDILKAGTGNYPALIGLTSPGFDTDLVYTWFNSSDDGQTYNDLDIWVKDISYIRVSSIKLSYAIPTEKLKKLKISSLNFNLEGRNLFVIGTDYNGFFDPETYGSLYAQPIPRIISAGFNLSF, from the coding sequence ATGAATAAATTAATATACATATTAATTTTTATTCCGAGTTTACTTTTTGCTCAGCAAGAAAAAGTAATTAACGGAAAAATTATTGATGCTGCCTTCCAAATGCCAATTGTTGGCGCATCTGTTTATGCGTCATCGGTAATTATAGGAAATGAAACGAATACCAAAGGAGTTATACAAGGTACCATGTTAGGTACTACCACAAATTTTGATGGTGAGTTTTCTTTAAAAGTAGGTGCAGACATTAAATCTATTTTGATTTCTTATATCGGATACGAAACAGAAAAAATAGATATATCTAAGGTTACATCAAACCTAACAGTTGTTTTAAAGGAAAGTGCAGAAAGTTTAGATGAAATTATTGTTACAGGATATCAAAAAATTGAAAAACGTAAAATAACATCTGCTTACGCAAAAGTAGAAATGACAGATATTAATCAGGCAGGTGTTTCTAGTGTAGATCAAATGTTGGTTGGTCAATTATCGGGTGTTTCCATTCAACCTATTAGTGGTGCTCCAGGTGCTCCATCAAAAATATCTATTAGAGGAGCCGCTACTTTAAATGGTTCTTCAGATCCATTATGGGTGTTAGATGGTATTCCGTTAGACGGAAATGATATTCCACAAGATTTTAGAGATAAAGACAATATCGATAATTTACAATCATATCCTATAGCAGGTTTAAATCCGGAAGATATAGAAAGTATTACCGTTTTAAAAGATGCTTTTGCAACTTCTATTTATGGAGCAAGAGCTGCCAATGGGGTAATTGTTATCACCAGTAAAAATGGTAAAAAGGGTGCAATGCGTATCAATGTAAACGCAAATGTATTTGTAACTCAAAAACCAGATTTTAGTAAGTTGAATTTAATGAACTCTTCTGAAAAAGTAGATTTTGAATTACTATTGGCAAACAGACCAGATTTAAAATATCAACAGGATAGAGGAGGAGTTGCTAGAATTTTAAATAATTATGGCGAATATAATAATTTTAGAGACAATGGTTTTGCTAGTATTTCTAATGCCGCTCAAAATGACATCAATAATTTAAAAAACATCAATACTAATTGGGGAGACGAGCTATATCAAATGGCAGTAAACCAACAATACGGTGTCAGTATTTCTGGAGGAACAGAGAATAATGATTACTATTTTTCTACAGGAATCTTTGATGAAACAGGAGCTACTAAAGGTACTGGTCAGAAACGATTTAATATTACGTTAAAAGATAATTTTAATGTAAATGATAAATTAAAAGTAGGTGTGGCGTTGTTTGGTAGTCAAACAATAACATCATCTTATATTACTGGTGCAGATGCATATACAAATCCGTCTAACTATTCTAGAAATGCCAATCCATATTTAGAAATAAAAGATGCAGATGGCAATTATGTATATGATCCAGATTTGGTAGAAAGATCAGACTTAAATCTAAATTATAATATTTTAGAAGAACGTGAAAACACCAATTATGAGTTAGTATCGAGTTCTTTAAAAGCCATTTTTGATGCAAGTTATAAAGTAAATGAAGAGATTCATTTTAACACACAACTAGGGTTACAATTAGATTTTGATAAGACGGAAAAGTATAGTGGTGAAGAAAGTTACTATACTCGTAAATATGAGCAAAGATCTCAATATGCATCGGCTACAGGGACTTCTTATTATATGCCTAAAGGCGGAATTATTCAGAATTGGAATGCAGATGTTTTTCAATATAACTGGAAAACAACAGCGAATTATAACACTTCTTTTAACGATGTGCATGAATTAGATGTTATGTTGGGTACAGAATTTAGAAGAAATAAAAGAACCCAAATTCATACCAAAGGTTTTGGTTATAATAGCAATACTTTAACTTCTATTGCTATTACAGATGAACGTTCATTAACAAACTCTTTGTTTGATCCTTATCAAAAAACATTTAGCGAAAATGCGTATGCTTCTTTTTTCGGAACAGCTTCATACACGTATGATCAAAAATATACCGCTTTTACGAGTTTAAGATATGATGGCTCTAACTTATTTGGAGTAAATCCTAAATATAGATACTTACCTATTTGGTCTATTGCAGGTTCTTGGAATGTGTATAAAGAAGATTTTATGTATGATTTAGATTTTGTAAGCGATTTAAAACTAAGAGCATCCTACGGAGTACAAGGAAATATAGACAAAACAACATCACCTTTTGTGGTAGGAGAATATTATACATCTTCTATTTTACCAGGTGTTAGTGAAGAAACAATTAGAGCTTTAAATGCGCCTAATGCAGATTTAAGATGGGAAAAAACGGTATCCTCAAACATTGGTTTGGATCTAGGATTGTTTAATAATAAAATCTATATATCTGGAGATTATTATACAAGAAAAAGTACCGATTTAATTGGTTTAAGATCTGTGCCTTTAGAGAGTGGCTATAATTTTATCAATACCAATTGGGCAACTGTAAGTAATAAAGGATTTGAACTTTCTATCAACACCACAAATATTGATACACCTAATTTTAAATGGACAAGCGGATTCAATATTTCTCACAATAAAAGTATTGTTGATGATATAGAAATTAGAGAAGAAGATTTTAAACCTTCCTTAAAGGGATATAGTGTAAATGCCATTTTTGCTATTAAAACAGCAGGTTTAGATAGCAACGGATTGCCTTTGTTTTGGAAAGATGGTAAAAAAGTGTCTGCAGTAGATTTTTATAATTTAGAAGAAGGCACAAATGGAAGTCAATTAACAAGAGAAGAACATAGAAACTTATACTCTTATGTGGGCGATGGAACTCCGAAATTTAGCGGAGGATTTAGAAATAGTTTTAAATACAAACAGTTTGATTTACGTGTATTAACTAATTTTAATATTAAGCAAACCGTAAAAGCAGCACCAAGTTACAACCTTGCTTTGGCACAACCAGGAAACAATTACAATACAGATATTTTAAAAGCAGGTACAGGGAATTATCCAGCTTTAATAGGATTAACATCACCTGGTTTCGATACAGATTTAGTGTACACTTGGTTTAATTCTTCAGATGATGGGCAAACTTATAATGATCTAGATATTTGGGTTAAAGATATTTCTTACATCCGTGTAAGTAGTATTAAACTTAGCTATGCCATACCAACAGAGAAATTAAAAAAGTTAAAAATATCAAGTTTAAATTTCAATCTAGAAGGACGTAATTTATTTGTTATTGGTACAGATTACAACGGATTCTTTGATCCTGAAACCTATGGTAGTTTGTATGCACAACCGATTCCTAGAATTATTTCAGCAGGATTTAATCTTTCTTTTTAA